A portion of the Salarias fasciatus chromosome 15, fSalaFa1.1, whole genome shotgun sequence genome contains these proteins:
- the mpv17 gene encoding mitochondrial inner membrane protein Mpv17, producing MAGLWRSYQLLMKKRPWTVQIGTAGSLMAVGDVISQQLIERRGLANHDGRRTARMASIGCCFVGPVVGSWYRVLDKLVSGGTKSSAMKKMLLDQLCFAPCFLASFLCISSALNGLTVEENLSKLKRDYTDALISNYYLWPPVQMANFYLVPLQHRLAVVQLVAVVWNSYLTWKANRA from the exons atgGCCGGGCTGTGGAGGTCGTACCAGCTGCTGATGAAGAAGCGACCCTGGACGGTGCAGATCGGCACTGCAG gttctctgaTGGCCGTCGGTGACGTCATCTCCCAGCAGCTGATCGAgaggcggggcttagccaaTCACGACGGCCGGAGGACGGCCAGGATGGCGAGCATCGGCTGCTGCTTCGTG GGCCCCGTCGTCGGCAGCTGGTACAGAGTTCTGGACAAACTGGTCTCTGGAGGAACCAAAAGTTCAGCCATGAAGAAAATGCTGCTGGATCAg ttgtgttttgCTCCCTGCTTCCTGGCCTCCTTCCTCTGTATCTCTTCAGCTCTGAATGGACTCACAGTGGAGGAGAACCTGAGCAAACTGAAGAGG GACTACACCGACGCCCTGATCTCCAACTACTAC cTGTGGCCTCCGGTCCAGATGGCCAACTTCTACCTGGTTCCTCTGCAGCACAG GCTGGCGGTGGTCCAGCTGGTGGCCGTGGTCTGGAACTCCTACCTGACCTGGAAGGCCAACCGGGCCtga
- the LOC115402126 gene encoding uridine-cytidine kinase-like 1 → MAARGSSGGAEERRDGAASRPDSSNGGASLAAAPRHPLTPSPRKRSTSQSETEPPLLRTSRRTIYTAGRPPWYNVTGNTFKEAFVIGLCGGSASGKTTVAKRIIEALDVPWVVLLSMDSFYKVLSEEEQEAAANSEYDFDRPDAFDFPLLLSVLRKLKTGKSVKVPVYDYTTHRRRREWKTLYGATVVVFEGILAFSNKELLQLLDMKVFVDTDSDVRLVRRLQRDIRHRGRHVPGILRQYERFVKPAFHAYIEPAVQLADIVVPRGGENFVALDLIVQHVHSQLEKREITVRSALASSHQVHSLPETLSVMKRTPQVHGMHTIIRNRETSRDEFIFYSNRLMRLLVEHALSFLPLQPVTVETPQGGVYDGRRLNGKRITGVSILRAGETMEPALTAVCKDIRLGKILIQTNHHTGEPELHYLRLPRDLSEDYVFLMDATVSTGAAALMAVRVLLDHDVSEGKIFLLSLLMAELGVQSLAYAFPQVRILTTAVDKDVNREFHIVPGIGNFGDRYFGTDAPSEDVDA, encoded by the exons CAGTAACGGAGGCGCCTCATTGGCCGCCGCCCCCCGCCACCCTCTCACCCCGTCTCCACGGAAACGGAGCACCAGCCAGTCGGAGACGGAGCCGCCGCTgctgaggaccagcaggagaaccatcTACACCGCCGGCCGGCCGCCCTGGTACAACGTGACGGGGAACACCTTCAAGGAGGCCTTCGTCATCG GACTGTGCGGAGGCAGCGCCTCCGGTAAGACCACGGTGGCCAAGCGGATCATCGAGGCGCTGGACGTCCCCTGGGTCGTTCTTCTCTCCATGGACTCCTTCTATAAG GTGCTgagcgaggaggagcaggaggcggcggccaACAGCGAGTACGACTTCGACCGTCCAGACGCCTTCGACTTCCCGCTGCTGCTCAGCGTCCTGAGAAAACTCAAGACGGGCAAGAGCGTCAAGGTCCCGGTGTACGACTACACCACCCACCGCCGGAGGAGGGAGTGG AAAACCCTGTATGGAGCCACGGTGGTGGTCTTTGAGGGGATCCTGGCGTTCTCCAacaaggagctgctgcag CTGCTGGACATGAAGGTGTTTGTGGACACGGACTCGGACGTGCGCCTGGTGCGGCGGCTGCAGAGGGACATCCGCCACCGTGGCCGCCACGTCCCCGGCATCCTGCGGCAGTACGAGCGCTTCGTCAAGCCGGCCTTCCACGCCTACATCGAGCCGGCCGTGCAGCTCGCCGACATCGTGGTTCCCCGAG gagGAGAAAACTTCGTGGCTCTGGATCTGATCGTTCAGCACGTCCACAGCCAGCTGGAGAAG CGTGAGATCACTGTGAG gtcGGCTCTGGCTTCGTCTCATCAGGTTCATTCGTTACCAGAAACTTTGAGTGTGATGAAGAGAACGCCTCAAGTCCACGGCATGCACACCATcatcag GAACCGAGAAACGAGTCGAGACGAGTTCATCTTCTACTCCAACCGCCTGATGCGCCTGCTGGTGGAACACGCCCTCTCCTTCCTGCCGCTGCAG CCGGTTACCGTGGAGACGCCTCAGGGCGGAGTCTACGACGGGCGGAGGCTGAACGGGAAGCGG ATCACGGGCGTCTCCATCCTCCGGGCAGGAGAGACGATGGAACCGGCTCTGACGGCCGTCTGTAAAGACATCCGGCTGGGGAAGATCCTGATCCAGACCAACCACCACACCGGAGAACCCGAG CTGCACTACCTGCGCCTGCCCCGGGACCTGAGTGAGGACTACGTCTTCCTGATGGACGCCACCGTGTCCACTGGAGCCGCCGCCCTGATGGCCGTCAGGGTTCTGCTG GACCACGACGTCTCGGAGGGGAAGATCTTCCTGCTGTCCCTCCTCATGGCGGAGCTGGGTGTCCAATCTCTGGCCTACGCCTTCCCCCAGGTCCGCATCCTCACCACGGCCGTGGACAAGGACGTGAACCGCGAGTTTCACATCGTGCCGGGGATcg ggAACTTCGGAGATCGTTACTTTGGAACCGACGCTCCGTCAGAAGACGTGGAcgcctga